The proteins below come from a single Larimichthys crocea isolate SSNF chromosome II, L_crocea_2.0, whole genome shotgun sequence genomic window:
- the LOC104917693 gene encoding 7-alpha-hydroxycholest-4-en-3-one 12-alpha-hydroxylase yields the protein MELLLPILLGFLAALIGGLYLLRVCRQRRPGEPPLDKGLIPWLGHVLEFRRDTLKFIDRMRQKHGDVFTIQLAGFYVTFLQDPLSFGSLVKESREKLDFNEFAKQLVLRVFGYKAIENDHQILHLSSNKHLKGDGLEVMTQAMMTNLQNLMLHSIGSAAAQTTWMEDGLFMYSYNIVFRAGYLSLYGNEPYKSEESEEKAKEKDRAESDALFYEFRKYDQLFPNLAYGVLPPKKRLEAGRLLEYFWDAVSVQRMKNKDNISRWVWDMQQAKDEAGMKESMINKYMFVLLWASQGNTGPSAFWLLLFLMKHPEAMTAVKEEVDKTVKESGQEVKRGGPLINLTREMLMKTPVLDSAVEETLRLTAAPLLTRAVIQDMTLKMANGREFFIRKGDRLATFPYSAVHIDPEIHPDPHSFKYDRFLNPDGSRKTDFYKAGKKVKYYSMPWGAGVSMCPGRFFATNELKQFAFLMLVYFEFELKNPDEKIPEIDCRRWGFGSMQPVRDVQFRYRLRY from the coding sequence ATGGAACTGCTGCTGCCGATCCTTCTTGGCTTTCTCGCCGCTCTAATCGGAGGGCTGTATCTACTCAGGGTATGTCGACAGCGGCGACCAGGAGAACCCCCTTTGGATAAGGGGCTTATCCCTTGGCTTGGTCATGTTTTAGAGTTTCGCAGGGATACATTGAAGTTCATAGACAGGATGAGGCAAAAGCACGGAGATGTGTTCACCATCCAGCTGGCAGGGTTTTATGTTACATTCCTTCAGGACCCTCTGTCGTTTGGGTCTCTCGTTAAGGAGAGTCGAGAAAAACTGGACTTTAACGAGTTTGCAAAACAACTGGTGCTCAGAGTGTTTGGTTATAAAGCTATCGAGAATGACCACCAAATCCTTCACCTTTCCAGTAACAAGCACTTGAAAGGAGATGGCCTGGAGGTCATGACGCAGGCCATGATGACTAATTTGCAGAATCTGATGTTGCACAGTATCGGATCAGCTGCAGCTCAAACGACCTGGATGGAAGACGGACTGTTTATGTACAGCTACAATATTGTTTTTCGGGCTGGCTACTTATCACTGTATGGCAATGAACCATACAAGTCAGAAGAAAGTGAGGAGAAAgccaaagagaaagacagagctgAATCCGACGCCTTATTTTATGAGTTTCGGAAATATGACCAACTCTTTCCTAACCTGGCTTATGGGGTCCTGCCACCAAAGAAAAGGTTGGAAGCAGGGAGGCTATTGGAGTATTTCTGGGATGCTGTGTCAGTGCAGAGGATGAAGAACAAGGACAATATCAGCCGCTGGGTGTGGGACATGCAGCAGGCCAAAGATGAGGCAGGAATGAAAGAGTCAATGATAAACAAGTACATGTTTGTCCTTCTTTGGGCCTCTCAGGGCAACACAGGGCCTTCTGCATTTTGGCTGCTTCTTTTCCTCATGAAACACCCAGAAGCCATGACAGCAGTGAAGGAAGAGGTGGATAAGACTGTGAAGGAATCTGGGCAAGAAGTCAAACGTGGTGGCCCTTTAATCAATCTGACACGTGAGATGCTGATGAAGACACCAGTCCTGGACAGTGCTGTTGAAGAGACCCTCCGACTCACTGCTGCACCTCTCCTCACCAGAGCAGTGATCCAGGATATGACACTCAAGATGGCTAATGGGCGTGAATTCTTCATTCGCAAAGGTGACAGATTAGCAACCTTTCCTTACAGCGCTGTTCATATTGACCCAGAGATCCACCCTGACCcacattcattcaaatatgaCCGCTTTCTGAATCCAGATGGGAGCAGGAAAACTGATTTTTACAAAGCAGGGAAGAAGGTGAAGTATTACAGCATGCCATGGGGTGCTGGGGTCTCCATGTGCCCTGGGCGTTTCTTTGCCACCAATGAGCTGAAACAGTTTGCTTTCCTGATGTTGGTCTACTTTGAGTTTGAGCTGAAGAATCCAGATGAGAAGATACCTGAAATTGACTGCAGGCGATGGGGCTTTGGATCGATGCAACCTGTCAGAGATGTTCAGTTTCGATACAGACTCAGATATTAA